DNA sequence from the Cucumis melo cultivar AY chromosome 6, USDA_Cmelo_AY_1.0, whole genome shotgun sequence genome:
tgtgtttacctaaaattataaattttttcaaatttactttATTGGTATAGTTATCTTTAACTATAGGACCAAAACATAACGGTTATTAGTAATAGTAAATGTGTGTCaatatttatagtttttttctctaaaagaGTAACAATAAATGGTAACATAACTACGACAATATGACATAATGTTCGAAGTGATCGGATTGGTCACTCTTGACTCGTCTATCATACTGAAACTTTTGTTTTGCGGATTTGGACGTGTGCCTCATGTTTTAGATGCTTAACACAAGTAAATAAACACCAAAATGTAATTACATGATACCTACTTTTTAAATTATCATTGAGTCGTTCCCATATTGAATTAGAATAAATATGACCTAAGTTTTTATGGACTTTAtttttaagaattaaaaaatcaaatggttattaaacatgaaattatttatttatatgtaCTTGAATGTGCTATTACATTTTTAGTTAGTTTTGTTCATAATCGGTATAGAACTTAATTTACATGTACTTGAGtagttgtttttcttttaaataatgttGTTGGCTTTTATTTAGGGGTCAATATAGACATTTTAACTTAGTCTTTGGAAGATTGATCTAGAGAattttagagtttttttttagtacaacaattaCGAAGATGCAAAATCGAGTCTCCTACTTTTAAGATGAAAGGTCGTATTGATTACCGCTTAGATAAACTCATTTTTGTAAAAGAATCTAATATTAATAGTAGAGCTTCAAGGTTAGTGCATTGGTGATTTTTTTCCCCCTCTAAATACTTGCAATGTTTTCACAATTCAATGAACAtataacacacacacacacatatataatttaaattgaaGCACTTGATCCTCTGTgtaatattttattctcttgtTTACATCTTTTGTAATTCTTGCTTGTTGTGTTTCATTACAAAATTTACTTAGTTGTAAATTTGGTTATTAAGAATATGTTAGATAGAAAATTGGAAAACAAcgaaatttaataaaaatgtaattttattcctgtatgtatgtatgtatatatgtgtgtgtgtgtttggtAACAATTTTATAATTTGGATTATCATGTAACAATTAAAATTATActatgaaaataaaaaacaatcatCTAAAAATGTATTCGACTCActatattaatatataaatcatAAAAGTAGCTGAAGATGTCCGTTTAAGGTTAATCGATAATaaactattatttatttatttaaaatcatGTTTTATGTTAAacaaatttgtaaaattattattttttaaatattgtataataGACGAAATAATACATATtgtataatttaattttaaaataatgaattGTGTTTATAAAATAACGATGAAGTTACAGAGTATCTATGTTATTGTTCGACCTCTTTTACATTATCTCACTCTCCGAAAACTTATATCATTGTAGCTCACTCTTTATCTAGAGTGGTTTTGTATCTCTAAGCTTCCCCTTAACAAAATGtcatcaaacaaaaaaaaaaaaatcgactTTATAATACATAAACATGCCCCATGACTAATAAATTATAATGGGAGATATAATTTTTCTGTCGAATTTTTCATCTATCTAAAAACCTGTCATCAACATTAGAGGTGAACCAACAATTTAATTAcatcatgtatcataaaaaaAGTTcatgaaatataataaaaatatgaacaaaaatattgTTGTTCGCACTAGATTGACTAAAATAATGTAGATGGTGGCATTGAATTTGATGTAGATTTATGTAGATGTTAAATCTCCGACATTTTAATCTACTTGTTTTGTCTTTTAAATGTGTACGCGAGGGTCAGGTTGAAGGAAAATAATGGAACTAACCCAAAGTATTTCGGTTGGCAAGAAATGAATCCTACAAGTTTAATATGCAAGAGCAAACCCAACTCAACCCAAaaaatcttggttgggtcagGTTGTGTTGACagtttgatttttgtttttcatctCCCTATAATTTAGGGACTGTTTGGaatgaattaagaaaaaaatgtttcctaaaaaatacattttcatttaaacatatttttctaaaatttctcTGAAAGAAAAACACACGTGTGtgacaattttgttttttcaaatgtGTTCTTAGGCAAAAAACTGTTTGATTTGTAATAGAGTAAAagatttatgtatatatatatatatatatatatatataatttgtccATGTAGATTTCAATGGAAGTTCGACAACGATCATCGGGAATGGTGGTTTATGGTGGTCGAGGACATTAACCGTAAAATGATAATCAGAAATTGGGGACAATGATCATTGGAAGTCAAACAacgacaattaaaaaaaaatagtcgtGGGCCGataataaatatagaaaaacgATTAACAAAAGTTGATTGGTAATGATTACCATAAAACAATCGACAAAAACAAGCAACAATGGTCacaaaaaaaatgacaaacttAGGGACATTAACCATTAAACATGTAGTTTTAGGTGTTTATCCTGAaccatattattttataaattcattctcaaaatttattttaggtGGTTGCCAAGTACATGATATCTTTTCCAAAATAacttatttatcaatttaatcACTCGAGAGTTCAATCCAAATACACCCttaaacaaaatttcatattgtttttcaatatgCAAGGTGTAACGAGAAACATTGtacattcaaatttcaagtCTTCCCAAACAACCTTCCAAGAAATCGACGTTTCATATGATCTCTTCCGCAATTATCATGGAGCATTCGAGAAAAAATCTATATCATATTCTCGAAAAAATAAGTTATgactttaattattattattatttttgtctaaatttcagttacattttcttttgggtgggagtttaaatttgatttgtgTCTGGTATTCAACATTTTAGCCTTTTGCTCTCAAGTTTTCAAATAATATGCACATTTGTAATTCACATCATcttttgtaaaattaatttaaaatagttatgatgtgatttttcttaaaaaagaaaaaaaaaaagaaaaaattgaaagacaaaaaaagaaaataagggaaatactaatttaatttgatttttctaaaaaCCAATCAACGAATACTAACACTAAACTCAATAAAAATGagtatttaatgaaaaattaaaataaatatcaatattcaaaagtacattttgaaatataggacctattaaaaataaaattcaaatcttaGGTAGAAAggataacattttaaaatttaaggacAAGCAAGATAAgactaaaactaattttttcctatattttaatttctaaatacttCATTGCATaaacggaaaaaaaaaatatatatatatatctgtaattaataaatatgaaaaattggtcttttttataaatgtttgtAAAATATTGATTGAGAGTAATtacatgaaagaaaaaaaaaacaataataattcaAATACTTTGGTGTTTACATTACAACCGAATAAGGGTTGCTATGTACTTCAGCGAAATAAATTTCCTTTACCATTGAGCTTTCCCACTTCGAGCAAATAGATTTGTTTGATCAAACTTCAGTGTGGCTAATAGGGAACCTCCTGAGTTCGAACAGCTTCAAAGTCCAAGGTTAGTCTTCTTCCTTAATCCTCTCCTTTCCACGAACCCTAATTTTgtaatcttcttttctttctacaATTTTGATCGCTTGTTATGTACGTATAATGATTCTATGTATGCGCTTGTTATCACTACAAATACGCGTAGGATTTCATTGCTTTAATGTTTTTACCCTAGATATATCTTTGTCTCTGGATGAATATTGTCAATTGACCGGTGTTTCCATTGGAAGCGTAATGGGAGTTGCATTTCCAGGTCCTGTTGACCTCCTGTCTGGCTACTGAGGAAAACGAGGGATTGTTTCGAGAAACTAATATTTGAAGCCTTACGACGGTTGGTAGATGATATAACCGTGGGtaattttttggtttttggGGTAATTCTCATTTTGCATTTTGTCTACTGATTTAGTGGTAACTGACTGAATTGATTGTGGGAGCTATTCGTTTGAAATGCAAAGCTAAGGATGGCAATCTTTCTAGAAAGTGATtgtaatttgattattttggaATTTTCTTAACATTTGTTTATTGCATATCCGTTTACGCTACTACTCTTTTCACTGAGGCCTTAAATAGTGGATCATTGAAAGGGAGCATTTAAACGGTTCTTCATATTTGAGTCATGTTTCAACAGATTTTTGAGTTAAGAGGAAATCTCTTGATGTATTTGAATGGAGCAATTTGATTTACCTTCTTACGGAAATTCTGTTGTACTATTCACACTTTATCTACTATCATCATCACTGGGCTCGTCAATAATCATTTTCCGAAACAATTAATCCTAAGCTTCTTCAACAACCCGGTTCAGCTTATAGTTTGAACATTTTCGCTTATCCTCTAGTAGTATCAAATCAAATGGTTGTGCAGGCAggacctttctttctttttcatgttTGTTTTGAAGATAACTCTTGCTTTTGTTTAACTGTATATTTGTCTCTGTgtgttttatttagttaattaACAACTGCTTTTGGTCTTGCAGGTTGCATGAATTTCTCTGGTCAAGCTTACATCAGAGAAAGAATGCAACTTTGGTTGCCAAATTTACAATTTTAGGAGTTTTAAAATTGACAACAAAGTTGGAGAATTGCAATTAGTTCATTATGGAGTCTTTATGGAAACTTCTATATTTGCTTGAACCTGCACCTGCCACTCTCATTGTGACTGCAGTGGCTGTTACATTTGGATCTGCTTTCCGGGCCCTAAATTATGGGAAGGAAATGGAGCGAAACCGTGACTTTTCAGAAGCATCCATTACCTTAGATAGATCCCAAGCACTAATGATCCCAGTTATGAGTTCTTGCAGTTTGCTTTTGATGTTCTACCTGTTTTCTTCTGTGTCCCAACTTCTTACTGCATTCACGGCAGTTGCTTCTGTTTCATCCCTCTTCTTCTGTTTATCTCCTTACATGGCGTATTTGAAGTCCCAGTTTGGATTGGCTGATCCTTATGTATCAAGGTGTTGTTCCAAGTCATTTACACGTATTCAAGGCTTATTGTTGTTGGCATGTTCTGGTTTAGTTGCAGCTTGGCTTGTTTCTGGGCATTGGATACTAAATAATTTGTTAGGAATTTCAATATGTGTTGCATTTGTCAGCCATGTGCGTCTCCCTAATGTTAAAGTATGTGCAATGCTCCTAGTTTGTCTCTTTGTATATGATATATTCTGGGTCTTCTTCTCTGAGAGATTCTTTGGGGCAAATGTAATGGTATCTGTAGCAACTCAGCAAGCATCAAATCCTGTTCACACAGTTGCTAATAGTCTGAGTCTTCCTGGGCTGCAATTGATAACTAAGAAGCTGGAGTTACCTGTCAAGATAGTTTTCCCAAGGAACTTACTTGGTGGAGTCATTCCGGGAAAAAATGCCACTGATTTCATGATGCTTGGACTCGGTGATATGGTATGCAATTGTATTTCCTTGCACTATCTTTCTTCATGTAAGTTCCTCCAGCAATAGTTGTCAATATTGTTGTTTTCTTCAGTTTTGCGCATCCATTTGTTTATCTCATCTTTCATTAGAAAGACTTCATGAACTTAGCTGCCTCCCGTTAAAAtacaattataattttaattagaaagaCTTCATGAACTTAGCTGCCTCCCGTTAAAATACGATTACAATTTTAATCAAGGTCAGAAAATCCTTCCACTCAACATTAGACTCTATTATATCAATAATGTGCATTCTTTGTTTCTCGCCTGCATCTGGATATTTAGGGATTTATTTCTGTGAGGTTTtatatctataaaataaaaatacatcCTTCTCTTCCAAGTTAAACAAATATCGTGAATCACTGCAATCTTGGATTCTTGGGAGTTGGGATAGCTCAGGTAAAGCAATTATCCTTGATTAAAAAATCAGAGGTTTGAATCTTCTCCTCAATAATTTTGAACCCAAAAAGTGTTATAAAATCACATATTTTGGTGTGTATGTGCTTACATAGGAACATCTGATATAACTGAAATCATGACATTACAGAGGGGATGAAAGCCTCAATGcatttcaaaaatcaaaacTACAATGACAAAAAGGAGCACATGTTTCCACCAAGTTATGAAATGAAAACATTCTGAAAGTGCCCAGTGGATCTTTTATCATTCTTAAGAACTCTTCCATTTCTCTCTAATCTATTTCAAGGAAAGGAaagacaagaaaagaaaaaaactctgACAATGAATTGAGTCTAAAGAATCTTTTTGCATGTTGAAAGAGTGATTATCAATGTAAAAGAAAGGGGAACTTCGTATATATCCGGGAAAGGTTCACTAACAAAGAAAGAACAATTTCTTTATATCATAATCATAAATTACTCCTGGAATTAGAGAAGAGGAAATGTGATGCCTCATTCTTTTTGCCCATAAGCCACCGGCCTTAGATGAGCACTGAGGACCAAGTTAGGGTATTTAGCTCGTTTGTGTTTTTTTTCGCTGtaggtttttattttattctttttttaatgttatATGGTCATATCTAATTGTAGCTTCATGCCAATATACTTTTATTTAGCAACAATAGATTTGATTGATAATTGATACACAAAAGGAAGGGGAAGACCCCAGCCACTAAGGGTGATTACAGAGGAGACCTTAATTTATGGACTATactatttgtttgtttttttcgggggggggggggggggggggtgaa
Encoded proteins:
- the LOC103484087 gene encoding signal peptide peptidase-like 1 isoform X1; translated protein: MESLWKLLYLLEPAPATLIVTAVAVTFGSAFRALNYGKEMERNRDFSEASITLDRSQALMIPVMSSCSLLLMFYLFSSVSQLLTAFTAVASVSSLFFCLSPYMAYLKSQFGLADPYVSRCCSKSFTRIQGLLLLACSGLVAAWLVSGHWILNNLLGISICVAFVSHVRLPNVKVCAMLLVCLFVYDIFWVFFSERFFGANVMVSVATQQASNPVHTVANSLSLPGLQLITKKLELPVKIVFPRNLLGGVIPGKNATDFMMLGLGDMAIPAMFLALVLCFDHRKSRDTVNLLDIHTRGHKYIWYALPGYAIGLVTALAAGVLTHSPQPALLYLVPSTLGPVIAISWIRKDFLELWEGPSPNPNDKVVEVV
- the LOC103484087 gene encoding signal peptide peptidase-like 1 isoform X2, yielding MESLWKLLYLLEPAPATLIVTAVAVTFGSAFRALNYGKEMERNRDFSEASITLDRSQALMIPVMSSCSLLLMFYLFSSVSQLLTAFTAVASVSSLFFCLSPYMAYLKSQFGLADPYVSRCCSKSFTRIQGLLLLACSGLVAAWLVSGHWILNNLLGISICVAFVSHVRLPNVKVCAMLLVCLFVYDIFWVFFSERFFGANVMVSVATQQASNPVHTVANSLSLPGLQLITKKLELPVKIVFPRNLLGGVIPGKNATDFMMLGLGDMVCNCISLHYLSSCNSCHVSSSSSLFRPSEK